TGTGAGAGAATGCCATTCTCATTTAAAGTCACTAGTCTGCTACTCTGTAGCACTTCTTGCGGAGAAAACACCGTGGAATGATAAATAAGCTCTGTGATATACTCAAAGGCTCTGACTACCGCTAGAGGAATCGAATCGTCGATATGAACAAATGTTGGATGTCGCCTTAAGAGATAGAAACTTGCTGTTAGGCAACCATGAACCAGCAAGCGCTGTAGCAGCTGTAGCTTACCACTCTGTAAAATATCGTCTATTTCGCTAGATTGTGTTTCTCTTCGTTCCATTTTAGCGTCTGACTCATTTCGACCTTTGATCTTGCTCTCTTTGTCCTCCGAATGCTTTTGAATATTTGTATCAcgatcatcttcatcaaaagacaaGGCAGCAGCCATTGCCAATGGATTTGCAACCCCCTTCATGGACTCTTCCTCCAGTTCATTTTcgaatttcttgaaaaactcaCCCAAGGACTTGCAATCCGGACCAATGTTTTGCCAGATCGATAAAACGTTGACAAACccattcttgatcaatatACAAACCATATCCAAATATTTCATATCAATTTTAGGACCCTTTTGAGATATTCTAAACGAGATGACATTCGAAGCCACCATACTTCCGCCATGGTTCAGCCCTTCTAGAGAGATGGAATCTGCCTCATTGTTTTTTGGCCAGAaatcagaatttttgagaagCTGAATAAAAAAGGTGTAGTGATCCGTGATATATTCACTAGAGACATCCAGTATGATATCTAAACTTCTCATAGAGTCTAATGAGTATTTCCCTATTATGTGGCTCATTTGCTTAGCATAGAAGGCAACTTTCTGTGTATTGTCAAGATCGTTGAAAGCACTGGACAGTAACATGACAAGCTGCGAATAACCTGATGGACACTCTGCCAGaagattgaattttttcagttcaTATTTGGACCTTTTTAAAAGATGTCTTAGTAAAATCGTCTGCTCGCTGGTCATAAGTTTGCTCGACACACGACTGAATTTGTAAATCTCCTTCGACAATAGATTGTTTATTCTAGCCAGGGCAATAACCTTTGAATCGTCACCATCAGCAAATTGGTTTGACACCGCAATGAACATCTTACCAACGAGAGAACATAGTTCCTGACTACTAATTATTCCTGTGCTGCTGGAAATGTCGTCAATGAAACTGGATATCTGCTGCAACGTAAGCTTTGCGGGCAATTCTGGTTTTTGAAACAGCTCAAAGAGCTCTATGAACAAATCCTTGAGccatttctctttctcctcATTGTTTTCAGTAGCTTTGAACTGACTGGAGTAGTCTCCAGCCTTGGAGGGCCAATTGTTTAGcgattcttcatcaaagaattgtCTCTGCGCAGGCTTGATAGCGTGCTCCTTAGATATCCTGTCAAGGACAGCACTCAGTGACATGACAATCAATCTATAGAGACTCGATGGCTTTCAACCTCGTTTCTCACCGATTTTGTCAAACAAGAGCCTTGTTTTCAGATTGCCAATCTCTACCGACATTGAAAAAACTTGTCAAAATAGCCATTGTATAGCAGCAGGGCCAGTAAGAACCCCATAGAGATGGTATGCGACACAATTTAGGCTTTataatcttcttgatttaTCTTTACTAACTTTCTTTAATTGGTAGTCCTACAGACAGAGgcaacagcagcagtaCCTAGTGCTGAAGCAGAAATACGTTGGATTGGGTAAAGAGAACACAACACAGGAGGAATGGCAGACCAATGTCCACAGGGATACTTACAACACTCTACAAGGTCATTCGGCTCTATTAGAATATGTAACTCTGGCGAAAGGCGGCCTCAGCAAGCGTTCAGAGAAGATACAGCTGATCAAAAAGATGGCTCAGACAACGACATCTGTGCGGTCTGAATAATTATCACATCAATTTTAACTATACATATTCTAATATTACATTAATTGCAGATACTCTGCtttcattttcaataagAAAGACCTGCACTGGATTCGGGCACTGTGGACACTTTTATTGTTCTGCCGTCGACTAAAGCACCATCGAAATACTTCCTGACCCTCTCCAACTCGCCTGCAGTAGGACGAGACAACCACACGTTAGCAGTTGAGGATCCCGAAGGTAAATCTCTGACTCTTACCCTTGCGATGCTTGCGTTAGACAACTCTTCTAAAACGCTTTTTAAATTATCATGATTCACACCCAACTCTAGGTTGCTGAAAACTAACAGCTTGCGAGAGACATCCTCATTTGTCGAGATCACCAAGTTATTGGGCGCACCGTGGCTTTTAATGGGTCTAGAGGGTCTCGAAGGTCTCGTGGGTCTCGATTTTACTGTTTTCTTCACATTTGTGCTCTTTTGTGTGACTGTGATCTGTCCCTTCTTCGCACTATGTCCCTTCCTGCGCTCAACAGTCGTAGCAGCCTGTCTCAGCAGAGCTCCAACATCGTTACTGCTCACTAACTTCCCATTGACCACAGTATAGCCTTGCTTTCCACTTGGTCTTTTCGCCTTTCCTGTCTGATTGGGTTCAATCCTACCGAACAAACTCTTTCCCTTGGATTTCTGTCTATGCTTATCACGACCACTAGCCATTACTGCTGATTTCCGATTGATGTTTCGATGTTTTACTTCATTCAGTATTGTGAATTTCACTAAACttccatcaaatttcagCTATTAGTCTTTCGCgtaaaattgaaatttaaGATCAATTTGAGATAGGGATGAAAACCTTTAAAACCACATAAAAGTAAGATTAGTCCAGATCAGACACGGATCAGGACTGCAGATTACTCAATTGTGTGCAATGACGGAAGCTGCAAAACTAAATGCTCAAAGTTACAACTTGGTTAAGCTATTGAAAAGGCTGGAGGATGCCACGGCCAGGCTAGAAGATGTCacaatttatcaagaagGCTACATTGAGTCAAAGATGGCTGCCGATACTGTATCCCATGTGGCATCATATGAAGGTGTTGCGTCGATGAACGAGAGACATCCCTCTACTCTGTCTTCTGCCTCAGGATCATCAACCCAATTGAACCCTGTTGTTAAATTCCCTCCTCTAGAAGTCGAATCGACtaccaaatttgaagaactgaTTCGTGATGATGTTGTTCCCTTAGTCGAGCTCAGTGACAAGATTGACCCAGTTGTTTCCAAAGCAGCCAAGCTCTTCAAGGAGGCCTTCGACGGGGAATCAGcttttttgaagaatgctGTTAAATCGAAAAAGCCAGATTTCTCTTCCCAAGAGTTTGTGAATGCTTTAAAGCCAATTAACGAATGTATTATCAAGATCGGGGacttgaaagatcaaaacCGTCAAAGCAAAAGTTTTCCATACTTGAACGCTGTTGCCGAAGGCGCCCCATTGTTTTCCTGGATTACCGTTGAAACTCCTATGGCTGTCATAacagatttcaaagatgcaGCTCAATTTTGGACCAATCGagttttgaaggaattcaaagagtcgGATCCAAATGCAGCTGCTTGGGTTAAGGCTTTCTTGGGCATTTTTGAAGACCTGAAGGCATACGTCAAGAAATACCATACGGCTGGTGTTGCCTGGGACAAAAACGGTGCAGAGTTTGGCAAAGCGACAGAGGAAAAGATCCCAGCCCGGTCTTCTGTGACATCTTCAGGCGCTCCACCTCCACCACCGCCTCCTGCACCTCCTGCTTCTGTTTTTGAAGCACAATCTTCTCCCCCAACGGAGCCTGCTGGTGGCATTAGTGCTGTCTTTAACGAGATAAATCAGGGACAGGACATCACGAAgggtttgaagaaagtcgACAGATCTCTACAGACGCATAAAAATCCCGAGCTGcgttcatcatcttctgttCCAGGCAAAGCGCCACCTCCAAGACCAAAGAAGCCAAGTACTTTGAAAACTAAGAAACCTCCTAGAAAAGAGTTGGTTGGAAATAAATGGTTCATCGAAAATTATGAAAACGAAAGTGAGCCTATTGTCCTTGAGGCCAATAAAGAtgaatcaatctttgtTGGTAACTGCTCGAACTTATTGATTCAAGTGAAGGGTAAGGTTAATGCTGTCTCTCTCAATGAATGTGACAATACTAGCATTGTCGTGGATTCCACTATCTCGGGAATTGAATTGATTAAATGCATCAAGTTTGGTGTCCAAGTCGAAAACACGTTACCACAAATTACTCTTGATAAATGTGATGGTGGTAATATCTACCTGTCAAAGGATTCCATTCAAGCAGAACTTTACACATCTTGCTCTACTGCTATCAATGTCAATTACCCAGTCGGTGAAGACGGCGATTTTGTCGAGTTTCCATTGCCCGAACAATTGAAGCACACCTTTGGGGAAGGTAAGTTGAATTCGAACGTTTTTGAACATACTGGTTAACACTAAAAAGATTGTGCACATGACTATTTACAATTAACTACAGATTTAAAACCCTCCAAACGACTCATTTACCTCTCCTTATATAGTACATGTAAGCACGTTCATGGACGGGTAGATCAAATGGAGAGATGACTTCAGAGTGACCAGGACGTGCCACTGGGTCTCTTAGATACACGGCATGACAAGTCTTGAACGATACCTCAAGATGATGTGGCAAAATTGCGAAAGGTGCCAAGAATGGTCTTGGTTTCCATGGAGTAAAATATGGCTTCTTTGGATTCTTTCTACCATAAACGTGATCCTGCCAAGGCAGTTTTATGGCTTTGTTGGCCTTGGCCTCATCATCCATTAAGGCTTTCACATCCAGACGCTCGTGGGAGCATAGTTTCTCGGCccatttttcatcaaatggaATATCGATGGATTTTTGAtcacctttctttgcttcatAACCTTTTCTTATGACTTCGCTGTAAATTTTCACTAACTCGGACAGGTGCTTCTTCCCCGATCTAATGGATACCTTGGCGGTATCTgatagcttcttcttgacatctTCGGATGGGGAAAGTAGGTCGTCAGCTAAACTAGAGAGTTCTTCCGAGTTTTTTCCCTTTATCTTATCGTGGGAGATTTCTCCAGACTTGGCAAACTCTTGGAAACACTCAAACGCCAATGGAGCCAGTTTTTCATCCTTCTCGAcaacagttgaaaaatctatTTGGGCCAGGGAATCAAGATCCTTGCTGCTGTTAGCGTAAACGGCTATAATCTTGGCCAAAAAATTGGTTGGTGTACAAGAACGCATCTCTCTAATCTCTTCCCGCTCCACAGTTTGGTTATACTGACTTAGAAATTCCATGAAATTCTGTTTCCGTGGGTGTGAGTCTGGCATTGCACGTAATTTAGCCAACTTGGCGTCCCAGGCAGCTCTGGGGCTTTCTTTTGCCTCCTTCACGTACTTGTTCCACAAGACAACTTGGGTATTATCCACTTTCAATGCTTCCACTAAACTAGGCTTTCTTGCACCTAGAGCTTGTAATACTTTCTCTGGCTTTACGTGGAAAATATCGCCCGCTTTCAACGTATAGTTTGGATGTGCTATTTTGACACCATTGACAAACACATATCCATGAAGAATGTATTGACGGGCCTGTCTAACGGATGACGCGAGCATAGCTCTAAAAACTGCAAAATCTAgtcttttctccaaaacaGCGAACGTTT
This DNA window, taken from Torulaspora delbrueckii CBS 1146 chromosome 2, complete genome, encodes the following:
- the YSF3 gene encoding U2 snRNP complex subunit YSF3 (similar to Saccharomyces cerevisiae YSF3 (YNL138W-A); ancestral locus Anc_2.126) yields the protein MSYRQRQQQQYLVLKQKYVGLGKENTTQEEWQTNVHRDTYNTLQGHSALLEYVTLAKGGLSKRSEKIQLIKKMAQTTTSVRSE
- the TDEL0B04910 gene encoding uncharacterized protein (similar to Saccharomyces cerevisiae YHR127W; ancestral locus Anc_2.127), with amino-acid sequence MASGRDKHRQKSKGKSLFGRIEPNQTGKAKRPSGKQGYTVVNGKLVSSNDVGALLRQAATTVERRKGHSAKKGQITVTQKSTNVKKTVKSRPTRPSRPSRPIKSHGAPNNLVISTNEDVSRKLLVFSNLELGVNHDNLKSVLEELSNASIARVRVRDLPSGSSTANVWLSRPTAGELERVRKYFDGALVDGRTIKVSTVPESSAGLSY
- the SRV2 gene encoding adenylate cyclase-binding protein (similar to Saccharomyces cerevisiae SRV2 (YNL138W); ancestral locus Anc_2.128), which encodes MTEAAKLNAQSYNLVKLLKRLEDATARLEDVTIYQEGYIESKMAADTVSHVASYEGVASMNERHPSTLSSASGSSTQLNPVVKFPPLEVESTTKFEELIRDDVVPLVELSDKIDPVVSKAAKLFKEAFDGESAFLKNAVKSKKPDFSSQEFVNALKPINECIIKIGDLKDQNRQSKSFPYLNAVAEGAPLFSWITVETPMAVITDFKDAAQFWTNRVLKEFKESDPNAAAWVKAFLGIFEDLKAYVKKYHTAGVAWDKNGAEFGKATEEKIPARSSVTSSGAPPPPPPPAPPASVFEAQSSPPTEPAGGISAVFNEINQGQDITKGLKKVDRSLQTHKNPELRSSSSVPGKAPPPRPKKPSTLKTKKPPRKELVGNKWFIENYENESEPIVLEANKDESIFVGNCSNLLIQVKGKVNAVSLNECDNTSIVVDSTISGIELIKCIKFGVQVENTLPQITLDKCDGGNIYLSKDSIQAELYTSCSTAINVNYPVGEDGDFVEFPLPEQLKHTFGEGKLNSNVFEHTG
- the NAM9 gene encoding mitochondrial 37S ribosomal protein uS4m (similar to Saccharomyces cerevisiae NAM9 (YNL137C); ancestral locus Anc_2.129); protein product: MPRKANLLKSLARGRVRTSFNKYNLFNLYKKGQVDFRSKTLYQQKWTAKQETRAYHGEHLTEGRWQEVFDPKLDSVAQLDASLRGGDIQETPFLLQTFAVLEKRLDFAVFRAMLASSVRQARQYILHGYVFVNGVKIAHPNYTLKAGDIFHVKPEKVLQALGARKPSLVEALKVDNTQVVLWNKYVKEAKESPRAAWDAKLAKLRAMPDSHPRKQNFMEFLSQYNQTVEREEIREMRSCTPTNFLAKIIAVYANSSKDLDSLAQIDFSTVVEKDEKLAPLAFECFQEFAKSGEISHDKIKGKNSEELSSLADDLLSPSEDVKKKLSDTAKVSIRSGKKHLSELVKIYSEVIRKGYEAKKGDQKSIDIPFDEKWAEKLCSHERLDVKALMDDEAKANKAIKLPWQDHVYGRKNPKKPYFTPWKPRPFLAPFAILPHHLEVSFKTCHAVYLRDPVARPGHSEVISPFDLPVHERAYMYYIRRGK